A region from the Branchiostoma floridae strain S238N-H82 chromosome 9, Bfl_VNyyK, whole genome shotgun sequence genome encodes:
- the LOC118423471 gene encoding 2,5-dichloro-2,5-cyclohexadiene-1,4-diol dehydrogenase-like — translation MASGKCVALVTGGGSGIGRATAVRFAELGYHCAVADIDEASARETVGMLKTPGLAVQVDVSNTASVQAMVDTTVKQFGRIDCAFNNAGIEGAREKIVDYPEDMFDRVMNVNLKGMWLCVKYEVAQMLKQERVISDPAKWAGKPDLCRFQGQRGSIVNSSSIAGLDSMPEFTPYCASKWGIIGLTKTVAQEYAKDGIRVNAVCPGTTDTPMRGRFEAQWPDWQAKTDASYPVGRVAAPEEVAEAVVWLCSDACPFTTGEYLNIAGGR, via the exons ATGGCGTCCGGCAAGTGCGTGGCCCTGGTGACGGGCGGGGGGAGTGGCATCGGGCGGGCCACGGCCGTCAGGTTCGCCGAGCTCGGCTACCACTGCGCCGTCGCCGACATTGACGAGGCCAGTGCACGGGAGACGGTCGGCATGCTGAAAACTCCAG GTCTAGCTGTGCAGGTAGATGTCAGCAACACTGCCAGTGTCCAGGCGATGGTTGATACCACAGTCAAACAGTTTGGCCGTATCGACTGCGCTTTCAACAACGCCGGCATCGAGGGCGCTCGTGAGAAAATCGTGGACTACCCAGAAGACATGTTTGACAGGGTCATGAACGTGAACTTGAAGGGGATGTGGCTGTGCGTGAAGTACGAGGTCGCCCAGATGCTCAAACAGGAGCGAGTCATCAGCGACCCGGCAAAATGGGCGGGCAAACCCGACCTGTGTCGTTTCCAAGGGCAACGCGGGAGCATCGTCAACTCCAGTAGCATCGCAGGACTCGACTCGATGCCCGAGTTCACGCCGTACTGCGCGTCAAAGTGGGGGATCATCGGACTGACCAAGACAGTGGCACAGGAGTACGCTAAGGATGGGATCCGCGTGAACGCTGTGTGCCCTGGTACGACAGACACGCCCATGCGGGGCCGGTTCGAGGCCCAGTGGCCAGACTGGCAGGCGAAGACGGATGCTAGTTACCCCGTGGGCAGGGTCGCTGCACCAGAGGAGGTGGCCGAGGCTGTTGTCTGGCTGTGCAGTGATGCCTGTCCATTCACTACAGGGGAGTACCTGAACATTGCTGGGGGCAGATAG
- the LOC118423454 gene encoding uncharacterized protein LOC118423454 isoform X1 — protein sequence MILSDESSRSDRNDITASNITTWLIEMESSEGKDYSEPVADNTDSQLVPFNQAVQQYLPCAHQACTAVAVPYGPPPVYNVYNISNPVGIQIQSEGSSMTVDGKDVAKKVESTKHTATQTVPEFFCRENDGGTQVKEELLGRKHAYGGARGKTERRVKDKEQDMGFKNGRLCMFKRMPRQGTFGDKKLEGECQTIISHMEILEEEGKWHNYDRFYRRVCSHFAENPDILIRIVLENIVAAYYRNDLADGQQSILRVQELIFQTQDPHHHQAHMLYLKSALFRKEKKYKEAENAIALAQQGLDQLQVGRDTGEIWYNVAALFAQVLNEECTDLEISTSDFQDHATEAFQYAIQHYRQGGEEDESCRNKLRRAHIRHAMSLLGCWSEVRSANRSDDVTEDDLRQAGDSLDEVEKNLWDGIPNRMRYYWHLARSDLFRYRNRRQRALEMAEEALEIAKSSKFPSEVQFAEGRVELLSKLISNNSKGRKSDPMFEETFGDDDITTYNCNKRNIVLAFISIAALCLAVCVQYLLYDQQI from the exons ATGATACTATCTGATGAGAGTTCTAGAAGTGACAGGAATGACATAACGGCTAGTAACATTACGACTTGGTTAATCGAGATGGAATCATCTGAGGGAAAGGATTACTCGGAGCCCGTAGCAG ATAATACAGATAGCCAACTGGTGCCTTTCAACCAAGCTGTGCAGCAGTACCTCCCGTGTGCACATCAGGCATGTACCGCCGTCGCAGTACCGTATGGACCCCCTCCAGTTTACAACGTGTACAACATCAGTAACCCTGTTGGGATACAGATACAAAGTGAGGGGAGTTCTATGACAGTGGACGGGAAGGATGTTGCCAAGAAGGTCGAGAGCACCAAACACACAGCAACACAGACAG TGCCAGAATTCTTCTGCAGAGAAAACGATGGCGGTACGCAAGTAAAAGAGGAACTGTTAGGCAGAAAACATGCATATGGCGGAGCTCGGGGAAAG ACAGAGAGGCGGGTGAAAGACAAAGAACAAGACATGGGTTTCAAAAATGGCCGACTGTGCATGTTCAAAAGGATGCCCCGACAAGGCACTTTTG GTGACAAAAAACTGGAGGGTGAATGTCAAACGATAATATCACACATGGAAATACTAGAGGAAGAAG GAAAATGGCATAACTACGACCGGTTCTACAGAAGAGTCTGCAGCCACTTTGCAGAAAACCCTGACATCCTCATTCGGATAGTTCTTGAA AATATCGTTGCTGCGTACTACCGGAATGACCTGGCAGACGGACAACAGAGCATACTGCGGGTACAGGAGTTGATATTCCAGACTCAGGACCCTCACCATCACCAGGCGCACATGCTCTACCTGAAGTCGGCACTGTTTCGCAAGGAGAAGAAGTACAAGGAAGCCGAGAATGCCATTGCCTTAGCACAACAG GGTTTGGACCAATTGCAGGTAGGGCGTGACACGGGAGAGATCTGGTATAACGTCGCCGCCCTGTTCGCGCAAGTGCTAAACGAGGAGTGCACGGATCTGGAGATTTCTACAAGCGATTTTCAGGACCATGCCACAGAGGCCTTTCAGTACGCCATACAACACTACAGACAGGGTGGGGAGGAGGACGAGTCGTGTAGGAACAAGCTACGCAGGGCGCACATCCGCCATGCCATGTCTCTACTTGGGTGCTGGTCAGAGGTTCGATCGGCGAACAGATCGGACGATGTGACCGAGGATGACCTGAGACAAGCGGGGGACAGTTTAGACGAAGTGGAGAAAAACTTGTGGGACGGTATCCCAAACCGCATGCGCTACTATTGGCATCTGGCTCGGTCGGACCTGTTCAGGTACAGGAACAGGAGGCAGAGAGCACTGGAGATGGCAGAGGAGGCGCTCGAGATcgcgaagtcttcaaagtttcCGTCCGAAGTACAATTTGCAGAAGGCCGCGTTGAGCTTCTGTCAAAGCTCATTTCGAACAACAGTAAGGGCAGAAAATCAGATCCAATGTTTGAAGAAACATTTGGAGATGATGACATTACCACTTACAATTGCAACAAGAGGAACATTGTGTTAGCTTTTATAAGCATAGCAGCACTTTGTCTCGCTGTCTGTGTACAGTATCTCTTGTATGATCAACAAATATGA
- the LOC118423454 gene encoding uncharacterized protein LOC118423454 isoform X2 produces MILSDESSRSDRNDITASNITTWLIEMESSEGKDYSEPVAAVQQYLPCAHQACTAVAVPYGPPPVYNVYNISNPVGIQIQSEGSSMTVDGKDVAKKVESTKHTATQTVPEFFCRENDGGTQVKEELLGRKHAYGGARGKTERRVKDKEQDMGFKNGRLCMFKRMPRQGTFGDKKLEGECQTIISHMEILEEEGKWHNYDRFYRRVCSHFAENPDILIRIVLENIVAAYYRNDLADGQQSILRVQELIFQTQDPHHHQAHMLYLKSALFRKEKKYKEAENAIALAQQGLDQLQVGRDTGEIWYNVAALFAQVLNEECTDLEISTSDFQDHATEAFQYAIQHYRQGGEEDESCRNKLRRAHIRHAMSLLGCWSEVRSANRSDDVTEDDLRQAGDSLDEVEKNLWDGIPNRMRYYWHLARSDLFRYRNRRQRALEMAEEALEIAKSSKFPSEVQFAEGRVELLSKLISNNSKGRKSDPMFEETFGDDDITTYNCNKRNIVLAFISIAALCLAVCVQYLLYDQQI; encoded by the exons ATGATACTATCTGATGAGAGTTCTAGAAGTGACAGGAATGACATAACGGCTAGTAACATTACGACTTGGTTAATCGAGATGGAATCATCTGAGGGAAAGGATTACTCGGAGCCCGTAGCAG CTGTGCAGCAGTACCTCCCGTGTGCACATCAGGCATGTACCGCCGTCGCAGTACCGTATGGACCCCCTCCAGTTTACAACGTGTACAACATCAGTAACCCTGTTGGGATACAGATACAAAGTGAGGGGAGTTCTATGACAGTGGACGGGAAGGATGTTGCCAAGAAGGTCGAGAGCACCAAACACACAGCAACACAGACAG TGCCAGAATTCTTCTGCAGAGAAAACGATGGCGGTACGCAAGTAAAAGAGGAACTGTTAGGCAGAAAACATGCATATGGCGGAGCTCGGGGAAAG ACAGAGAGGCGGGTGAAAGACAAAGAACAAGACATGGGTTTCAAAAATGGCCGACTGTGCATGTTCAAAAGGATGCCCCGACAAGGCACTTTTG GTGACAAAAAACTGGAGGGTGAATGTCAAACGATAATATCACACATGGAAATACTAGAGGAAGAAG GAAAATGGCATAACTACGACCGGTTCTACAGAAGAGTCTGCAGCCACTTTGCAGAAAACCCTGACATCCTCATTCGGATAGTTCTTGAA AATATCGTTGCTGCGTACTACCGGAATGACCTGGCAGACGGACAACAGAGCATACTGCGGGTACAGGAGTTGATATTCCAGACTCAGGACCCTCACCATCACCAGGCGCACATGCTCTACCTGAAGTCGGCACTGTTTCGCAAGGAGAAGAAGTACAAGGAAGCCGAGAATGCCATTGCCTTAGCACAACAG GGTTTGGACCAATTGCAGGTAGGGCGTGACACGGGAGAGATCTGGTATAACGTCGCCGCCCTGTTCGCGCAAGTGCTAAACGAGGAGTGCACGGATCTGGAGATTTCTACAAGCGATTTTCAGGACCATGCCACAGAGGCCTTTCAGTACGCCATACAACACTACAGACAGGGTGGGGAGGAGGACGAGTCGTGTAGGAACAAGCTACGCAGGGCGCACATCCGCCATGCCATGTCTCTACTTGGGTGCTGGTCAGAGGTTCGATCGGCGAACAGATCGGACGATGTGACCGAGGATGACCTGAGACAAGCGGGGGACAGTTTAGACGAAGTGGAGAAAAACTTGTGGGACGGTATCCCAAACCGCATGCGCTACTATTGGCATCTGGCTCGGTCGGACCTGTTCAGGTACAGGAACAGGAGGCAGAGAGCACTGGAGATGGCAGAGGAGGCGCTCGAGATcgcgaagtcttcaaagtttcCGTCCGAAGTACAATTTGCAGAAGGCCGCGTTGAGCTTCTGTCAAAGCTCATTTCGAACAACAGTAAGGGCAGAAAATCAGATCCAATGTTTGAAGAAACATTTGGAGATGATGACATTACCACTTACAATTGCAACAAGAGGAACATTGTGTTAGCTTTTATAAGCATAGCAGCACTTTGTCTCGCTGTCTGTGTACAGTATCTCTTGTATGATCAACAAATATGA
- the LOC118422259 gene encoding uncharacterized protein LOC118422259 (The sequence of the model RefSeq protein was modified relative to this genomic sequence to represent the inferred CDS: added 27 bases not found in genome assembly), which translates to MADSDIHRADIDQPLVQYGAEESRQIAQQFPANGLPLLPYITPPPVIYKVYNISNPVGLQIESQGGLMAVEDPRKALEDQKREYKEIQTDWSSDNDDEERRHREDRSERTSKGKRVDRVSRRIITRMEVLEEQGNWLEYDKFLETAIERHEGDHDILVRIVLEDVVAAYFREDFQGGYTSLHQADDLVQKVSDPAQQQAHRLYLKSALLRKQRRHAEAENINTLALQSLPHMKPGRDIASVWYNIAALKAQVLYECENSPDTANELYKEAVSAFENAIDHYESGLDAKDETCKNQLRRSHIRLAMVAVGCWYDGTSTGTNPGLIPKQDLQKAENSLEEVENNLWEGIPKRMRCSWYLAKSDLFRRRGKIQRATEMAEEALKIAKKAKGGFPSEVRFAEVRLGLLKRAGELNREETRVEEDAEDMAWLSPEESLAEETEITSLPSTKIPYTLRQPGDQRASKSGTVRKSPMVGRRHGHSQLFY; encoded by the exons ATGGCTGACAGTGACATTCATAGAGCTGATATAG ACCAACCCCTTGTTCAGTACGGTGCGGAAGAAAGTAGACAGATAGCCCAGCAATTTCCCGCCAACGGCCTCCCATTGCTACCCTACATCACACCTCCGCCAGTGATATACAAAGTATACAATATCAGTAACCCTGTGGGTCTGCAGATAGAAAGCCAGGGGGGGTTAATGGCCGTAGAGGACCCCAGAAAGGCTTTGGAAGACCAAAAACGAGAATACAAGGAaatacaaacag ACTGGAGCAGTGACAACGATGATGAAGAGAGGAGGCACCGGGAGGACAGGAGTGAGAGGACAAGTAAAG GCAAAAGAGTTGACAGAGTATCACGGCGTATCATAACAAGGATGGAAGTGCTAGAAGAACAAG GAAACTGGCTAGAGTATGACAAGTTTCTGGAGACGGCGATAGAACGACACGAGGGAGATCAT GATGTGGTCGCTGCCTACTTTCGCGAGGACTTCCAAGGCGGCTACACCAGTCTTCATCAGGCAGACGACCTCGTGCAGAAAGTCAGTGACCCCGCACAGCAGCAGGCACACAGGCTGTACCTGAAGTCTGCACTGCTCCGGAAACAAAGGCGACATGCCGAGGCTGAAAACATCAACACTCTAGCTCTGCAG agCCTTCCCCACATGAAACCTGGACGAGATATTGCCTCCGTCTGGTACAACATCGCCGCGCTGAAAGCCCAGGTTCTTTACGAATGCGAGAACTCTCCAGACACAGCAAATGAACTTTACAAAGAAGCAGTGTCTGCTTTCGAGAATGCTATTGATCACTACGAGTCAGGACTGGACGCGAAGGACGAAACATGCAAAAACCAGCTACGGCGATCTCATATCCGTTTAGCAATGGTTGCCGTGGGTTGCTGGTACGACGGGACGTCAACCGGTACCAACCCAGGCCTAATCCCAAAACAGGATCTACAAAAAGCTGAAAACAGTCTAGAAGAGGTAGAAAACAACCTATGGGAGGGCATCCCCAAACGTATGCGCTGTTCGTGGTATCTCGCCAAGTCAGACCTCTTCCGACGGCGTGGTAAGATACAAAGGGCAACAGAGATGGCGGAAGAAGCGCTGAAGATCGCCAAGAAAGCCAAGGGTGGCTTCCCCTCTGAAGTCAGGTTCGCAGAAGTGAGACTGGGCTTGCTGAAAAGGGCAGGTGAGCTGAACAGAGAGGAGACGCGAGTGGAGGAGGATGCTGAGGACATGGCGTGGTTGTCGCCAGAGGAGAGTTTAGCAGAG GAGACAGAAATTACATCATTGCCGAGTACAAAGATTCCATACACATTGCGGCAACCCGGCGACCAACGGGCATCAAAATCTGGTACA GTGAGGAAATCCCCAATGGTAGGACGACGACACGGGCACAGTCAGCTGTTCTACTGA
- the LOC118423475 gene encoding uncharacterized protein LOC118423475 gives MSFMLRYIGQISAAVSCAAAGFSYYQFSVSQKQWHDEQQKQASLQLVSLVDDYFDSRLDAAIHYLYGLSEQEGDVTELAMDWAKKKYWTQQLAGALWLWPWQRRMKNDVEEVDNYVTVTKNFFTKFRILYNSGGVSQHEITRLGFPGVRRMRMYIDVIEPLQHAQCTIFSKDCDYLRKYEKSLEKFLKDEFLNKVDGKDDAEEEVRVMEAIKARQEKFLSARNEIRD, from the exons ATGTCGTTCATGTTGAGGTACATCGGGCAGATCTCAGCCGCCGTGTCGTGTGCAGCGGCAGGGTTCTCCTATTATCAGTTCTCGGTGTCACAGAAACAG TGGCATGACGAGCAGCAGAAGCAGGCGTCCCTCCAGCTGGTCAGTCTAGTGGACGACTACTTCGACTCCCGGCTGGACGCGGCCATCCACTACCTGTACGGACTGTCCGAGCAGGAAGGTGACGTCACAGAGCTCGCCATGGACTGGGCCAAGAAGAAGTACTGGACGCAGCAACTGGCCGGAGCGCTCTGGCTCTGGCCATGGCAGAGGCGGATGAAG AATGACGTGGAAGAGGTCGATAATTACGTCACGGTAACCAAGAACTTCTTCACCAAGTTCCGGATCCTGTATAACAGCGGAGGCGTGTCGCAGCACGAGATCACACGTCTGGGCTTCCCGGGCGTCAGGCGCATGCGCATGTACATCGACGTCATCGAACCCTTACAGCACGCACAGTGCACCATCTTCTCAAAAGACTGCGACTATCTTAGAAAGTACGAGAAGTCATTGGAGAAGTTTCTCAAGGATGAGTTCTTAAACAAGGTAGACGGGAAAGACGACGCAGAAGAAGAAGTAAGAGTCATGGAAGCGATTAAAGCCAGACAAGAGAAGTTTCTCAGCGCAAGGAATGAAATCAGGGATTAG